A portion of the Candidatus Bathyarchaeia archaeon genome contains these proteins:
- a CDS encoding C/D box methylation guide ribonucleoprotein complex aNOP56 subunit (functions along with aFIB and aL7a; guides 2'-O-methylation of ribose to specific sites in RNAs), giving the protein MKATVIPTLFGVLAFDESNRIISHALFPKKPEEAAKTLLEIESGRAVKEVEELINHLKDKGYTAFVFENPALAAEVKGRFAVATEVSRVSEAGQLLRSNIEGFALETGFAKDYEEFRRWMHSVSMEIAKLKVKGAVEKRDLLVAQAIQTLDDIDKTINLFMSRMREWYGVHFPELDRLLEKHETYARLVVNIGSREDFNAERLEREGLPRQKAEQIASAAKSSMGADLSERDLAQIQALGRTVLGLYDLREAMEKYIDDVMEEVAPNIKALTGALLGARLIALAGGLTNLAKMPASTLQVLGAEKALFRSLKTGTRPPKHGIIFQHPYLHEAKKWQRGKIARALAGKLAIAARTDVFGGRFIGDELKADLEKRIEEIRQKYAEPPPKAPEKKPKPKPEKKRWKRKHAS; this is encoded by the coding sequence CTATTGGAAATCGAGTCCGGGAGGGCCGTCAAGGAAGTTGAAGAATTGATAAATCACCTCAAGGACAAGGGCTATACGGCCTTCGTCTTCGAGAACCCCGCCTTGGCAGCCGAGGTTAAGGGGAGATTCGCCGTGGCAACGGAGGTCTCAAGGGTTTCTGAAGCCGGACAGCTTTTACGCTCCAATATTGAAGGCTTCGCCCTAGAAACGGGTTTCGCCAAGGACTACGAGGAGTTTAGACGTTGGATGCACAGTGTCTCCATGGAAATCGCCAAGTTGAAGGTGAAGGGAGCCGTTGAAAAGAGAGACTTGCTCGTAGCCCAAGCCATCCAAACCCTAGACGACATAGACAAGACAATAAACCTATTCATGAGCCGTATGCGGGAATGGTATGGCGTTCACTTTCCCGAACTTGACCGCCTCCTAGAGAAGCATGAAACCTACGCCCGCCTAGTCGTAAACATTGGAAGCCGCGAAGACTTCAACGCTGAAAGACTCGAGAGGGAAGGCTTGCCAAGGCAGAAGGCTGAACAGATAGCCAGCGCCGCCAAATCCTCCATGGGCGCAGATCTCTCCGAAAGAGACCTAGCCCAGATACAGGCTTTAGGCCGGACGGTGCTGGGCCTATACGACCTAAGAGAGGCCATGGAAAAATACATAGACGACGTTATGGAGGAAGTGGCTCCAAACATAAAGGCCTTAACAGGAGCCCTTCTCGGTGCACGTCTTATAGCTTTGGCTGGTGGTTTAACGAATTTGGCTAAGATGCCCGCCAGCACGCTGCAGGTACTCGGCGCCGAGAAAGCCTTGTTCCGCTCGCTTAAAACGGGCACAAGGCCGCCCAAGCATGGAATAATCTTTCAACACCCGTATTTGCATGAGGCGAAAAAGTGGCAGAGGGGTAAGATTGCAAGGGCCTTGGCTGGAAAACTTGCCATAGCCGCCCGCACCGACGTTTTTGGAGGCAGATTCATTGGCGACGAGTTAAAGGCTGACCTTGAAAAGCGAATCGAGGAGATCCGCCAAAAATACGCTGAGCCGCCGCCAAAAGCCCCGGAGAAAAAGCCTAAGCCAAAACCTGAAAAGAAACGGTGGAAACGGAAACATGCAAGTTAA
- a CDS encoding fibrillarin-like rRNA/tRNA 2'-O-methyltransferase → MQVKPHPRFLQVYIVTLDDGTERLATRNLAPGRTVYGEKLVRFEGVEYRLWDPFRSKLAAAILKGIKAVPIKPEHQVLYLGAASGTTASHVSDIVGEKGHVYCVEFAARALRELVNNVCPYRLNMTPILEDARFPEKYAIFIRGKVDDIYCDIAQPEQAKILADNADLYLKEGGWIMLAVKAQSIDVTKEPSEVYRRELKVLENRGFIIEDVVHLEPYDKAHAMIVARFRG, encoded by the coding sequence ATGCAAGTTAAACCCCACCCCCGCTTCCTCCAAGTCTACATAGTCACGTTAGATGATGGAACCGAGAGGCTTGCCACGAGAAACCTCGCTCCAGGCAGAACCGTCTACGGCGAAAAACTTGTAAGGTTTGAGGGCGTCGAATACCGTCTCTGGGACCCATTCAGAAGCAAGCTGGCAGCCGCCATTCTGAAAGGCATTAAGGCTGTGCCCATAAAACCGGAACATCAAGTGCTATATTTGGGCGCGGCTTCAGGCACCACAGCCAGCCACGTCTCAGACATAGTGGGCGAAAAGGGCCACGTGTACTGCGTAGAGTTTGCAGCCAGAGCCCTCCGAGAACTCGTGAACAATGTCTGCCCCTATAGGCTGAATATGACACCCATACTGGAGGATGCCCGTTTCCCAGAAAAATATGCCATATTCATTAGGGGCAAGGTGGATGATATATACTGCGACATAGCCCAGCCCGAGCAAGCGAAAATTTTGGCGGATAACGCCGACCTATACCTTAAAGAGGGCGGTTGGATAATGTTGGCTGTGAAGGCCCAAAGCATAGATGTCACGAAAGAGCCATCTGAGGTTTATAGGCGGGAGCTGAAGGTTCTAGAAAACAGAGGCTTCATCATAGAAGATGTGGTGCACCTTGAACCCTACGACAAGGCCCACGCCATGATAGTGGCACGGTTTAGAGGCTAA
- a CDS encoding winged helix-turn-helix transcriptional regulator: MNDVDELDMKILRYMCEGLYSYEDLARKCGTSRNTVYRRIAKLEEKGIIKRRVMAIPDFGKIGFSAVVIGMNLNPKDVEKAISFLKVQHQVKFLWRTYGHHDIIVTILCDKDDVGTCIYNLRKALEELNIAVNRFDVSVSVMWEKMLITP, from the coding sequence ATGAACGATGTAGACGAGTTGGACATGAAAATTCTGAGGTATATGTGTGAGGGCTTGTACTCCTATGAGGATTTGGCTCGGAAATGTGGAACCAGTCGGAACACTGTTTATCGGAGAATAGCCAAACTCGAGGAGAAGGGCATCATAAAGAGGAGGGTTATGGCTATTCCGGACTTCGGTAAGATCGGCTTTTCCGCCGTGGTTATCGGCATGAATCTGAATCCGAAGGACGTTGAGAAGGCCATCTCATTTCTGAAGGTTCAGCATCAAGTCAAATTTTTGTGGAGGACTTATGGGCACCACGACATAATTGTGACTATACTCTGCGATAAGGATGATGTTGGAACATGCATCTACAATCTCCGGAAGGCTTTGGAGGAGCTGAACATCGCAGTGAATAGGTTTGATGTTTCTGTGAGCGTGATGTGGGAGAAAATGCTCATCACTCCTTAA
- a CDS encoding helix-turn-helix domain-containing protein, protein MTCRETEKIRAAEAILKEGGFTVSQICRSRPSCFDIAARKSEALVLIKVQQDIGCVSPYDSLELRMIAEHISAASLFISEKTRDRPLEDDTVYSRYNVLAVTPKTFENVVLRGIYPLIQAGPGGYYVEIDGEAIKRRRQELGMSVGEVAEKIGISRRTLYGYERGMAKASVTAAYNLLCILGVPVAKPVNIFEAPRSRRKPFMTRARQIFTRNNLLQKIFKRLAGYNIVAVRKAPFDFVVTVPEENMKIIGGVADSQEATLSRRIEEILSLSEVVQAHPVLVTDGQKPPLDKDIPCVKGEEISKIKSPEDLCKI, encoded by the coding sequence ATGACTTGTCGGGAGACGGAGAAGATAAGGGCGGCGGAGGCCATACTGAAGGAGGGCGGCTTCACCGTCTCCCAGATATGCCGCTCTAGACCAAGCTGTTTTGACATTGCAGCAAGGAAAAGCGAGGCCTTAGTCCTCATAAAGGTGCAGCAGGATATTGGATGCGTCTCTCCCTATGACTCCTTAGAGCTTAGGATGATCGCCGAGCATATATCAGCGGCCTCGCTTTTCATAAGCGAGAAAACCCGAGATAGGCCATTAGAGGATGATACGGTTTACTCACGCTATAATGTTTTAGCCGTGACCCCTAAAACCTTCGAAAATGTTGTGCTGCGGGGTATATACCCCCTAATCCAAGCTGGGCCGGGCGGATATTACGTTGAGATAGATGGCGAAGCCATCAAAAGGCGGCGGCAGGAGTTAGGCATGTCAGTTGGCGAGGTGGCCGAGAAAATAGGCATTTCAAGAAGAACTCTCTACGGCTATGAGAGGGGGATGGCGAAGGCCTCTGTGACTGCAGCCTACAATCTCCTTTGCATCCTTGGAGTTCCTGTGGCTAAACCGGTTAACATTTTCGAGGCGCCTAGGAGCCGTCGAAAACCCTTCATGACAAGGGCTAGGCAAATATTCACCCGGAACAATCTTCTCCAGAAGATTTTCAAGAGACTGGCTGGCTACAATATTGTAGCCGTCAGAAAGGCGCCCTTTGACTTCGTAGTTACAGTTCCAGAGGAAAACATGAAAATAATCGGCGGGGTGGCGGACAGCCAAGAAGCGACGCTGAGCCGAAGGATTGAGGAAATCCTAAGCTTAAGCGAGGTTGTCCAAGCTCATCCAGTCCTCGTGACGGATGGGCAGAAACCGCCATTAGATAAGGACATTCCATGCGTGAAGGGCGAGGAGATATCCAAAATCAAAAGTCCAGAAGACCTCTGCAAAATTTAA
- the rnhB gene encoding ribonuclease HII has product MLVAGVDDAGRGSVIGPLVIAGILVDSEDLPKLVRLGVKDSKLLSPNRREALAAEIKRIAKKHVVVKLSPAEIDRVVMTGRKLHRLNWLEAQAMARVIELLHPDIAYVDASDVLEERFKQQILEFLPFKIEIVSEHKADRKYPVVSAASIIAKVERDHEIAELKAKYGDFGCGYPTDPKTIEFLRRCLETFKEYPEFVRRSWKPARKVKNENDSRQTRLI; this is encoded by the coding sequence ATGTTGGTTGCAGGCGTTGATGATGCTGGACGCGGCTCCGTCATAGGGCCACTAGTCATTGCTGGAATCCTAGTTGACAGCGAAGACTTGCCAAAACTTGTTCGATTGGGTGTTAAGGACTCTAAGCTCTTGTCGCCAAACCGCAGAGAAGCCCTAGCCGCCGAGATAAAGCGTATAGCCAAAAAACATGTAGTAGTGAAGTTGTCACCAGCTGAAATTGACAGGGTTGTCATGACCGGCAGGAAGCTTCATAGGCTTAATTGGCTGGAGGCACAGGCCATGGCCAGGGTAATTGAGCTTCTCCATCCGGACATAGCCTATGTAGATGCCTCAGATGTCTTAGAGGAACGTTTTAAACAGCAAATCCTAGAGTTTTTGCCCTTCAAGATTGAAATTGTTTCAGAGCACAAGGCGGACCGCAAGTACCCGGTGGTTTCAGCTGCCTCCATAATAGCTAAAGTGGAGCGAGACCACGAAATAGCCGAATTAAAAGCCAAATATGGCGATTTCGGTTGCGGCTACCCCACCGATCCAAAAACAATAGAGTTTCTGCGCCGATGCCTCGAAACCTTCAAGGAGTACCCGGAATTCGTTCGGAGAAGCTGGAAGCCCGCGAGAAAAGTCAAAAACGAAAATGATTCTAGACAGACAAGGCTCATTTAA
- a CDS encoding NTPase, producing the protein MNKRILLLTGSPSIGKTTLLLKVVEALRAKGYHVGGMISREVREGGTRIGFEMIDLAGNKQGWLAHINQKTGPKVGKYRVNLADLDSVGVEAILRAIRECDVIAIDEIGPMELFSEKFRKAVQEAVESGKLVLGVIHWKARDKLVDAVKTRQDAEVFTVTFENRNELHQKVVDKALRFLVETANKR; encoded by the coding sequence TTGAATAAGCGCATCCTTCTTTTGACGGGCAGTCCAAGCATCGGAAAGACAACACTGCTGCTTAAGGTTGTTGAAGCTTTAAGGGCTAAGGGCTACCATGTTGGCGGAATGATAAGCCGCGAAGTTCGGGAGGGAGGAACCCGCATAGGCTTCGAGATGATAGACCTAGCTGGCAATAAACAAGGATGGCTTGCTCACATAAACCAGAAAACAGGCCCCAAGGTGGGCAAATACCGCGTAAACCTCGCCGACTTGGACAGTGTAGGCGTTGAGGCAATTTTAAGGGCTATAAGGGAGTGCGATGTTATCGCTATAGACGAAATTGGACCCATGGAGCTTTTCTCTGAAAAATTTAGGAAAGCAGTTCAAGAAGCTGTTGAAAGCGGCAAACTTGTTTTGGGTGTGATCCACTGGAAGGCCCGGGACAAGCTTGTGGATGCTGTGAAAACACGGCAAGACGCGGAAGTGTTTACGGTCACTTTCGAGAATCGCAATGAACTGCATCAAAAAGTTGTGGATAAGGCTTTACGGTTTCTGGTAGAGACAGCAAACAAACGGTGA
- a CDS encoding M55 family metallopeptidase has product MKAFISVDLEGMPYIVAPSHLNLKGALYEEARKIATKITLTVADELYKNGFKEVLVADSHGPMVNIHVEDLPEYVEIIRGFPRPLSMVAGVEGCSAALFLGYHAKFGTAKSTFDHTYSGGSIRKVEVNDVEVSEFLLNAYVAGELGVPAIMVAGEAQLLRDDVEKWTPWAEAVALKDSLSRVSARSPSITKIEKELREAVRRASLKLKDGKARPLIAGKPVDMRVTFLTSHFADVAELLPIVRRVDALTVEYTTQNIIEAYKTFELLVLAASGVSALLTQQT; this is encoded by the coding sequence ATGAAGGCCTTCATATCCGTGGATTTGGAGGGGATGCCCTACATTGTGGCGCCAAGCCACCTAAACCTAAAGGGTGCCCTATATGAGGAGGCTAGGAAAATAGCCACAAAAATAACGCTTACAGTGGCTGATGAGCTATACAAAAACGGCTTCAAAGAAGTTTTGGTGGCGGACAGTCATGGCCCAATGGTTAACATTCATGTGGAAGACTTGCCTGAATATGTGGAAATTATCCGGGGATTTCCCCGCCCCCTAAGCATGGTGGCTGGCGTTGAGGGATGCAGTGCCGCCCTTTTCTTGGGTTATCATGCCAAGTTTGGAACAGCTAAATCCACCTTCGATCACACCTATAGCGGCGGAAGCATAAGGAAGGTTGAGGTTAACGATGTTGAGGTCAGCGAGTTCCTGCTGAACGCCTATGTTGCCGGCGAATTAGGTGTTCCGGCGATAATGGTGGCTGGGGAAGCCCAACTTTTGAGAGACGACGTTGAAAAGTGGACGCCTTGGGCTGAAGCCGTCGCCCTGAAGGATTCATTAAGCCGTGTTTCCGCCAGAAGCCCAAGCATTACAAAAATCGAGAAAGAGCTTAGAGAGGCGGTTAGAAGGGCGTCGCTGAAACTTAAAGATGGAAAGGCAAGGCCATTGATAGCGGGCAAGCCGGTTGACATGCGGGTAACCTTCCTAACAAGTCACTTTGCAGATGTAGCGGAACTCCTACCAATAGTGAGGAGGGTTGACGCCCTAACAGTCGAGTACACGACACAAAACATAATTGAAGCCTATAAAACCTTCGAGTTGCTTGTGCTCGCCGCCAGCGGAGTGTCAGCCCTCCTAACTCAACAAACATGA
- a CDS encoding MarC family protein, with translation MDGEKEREGLVSSFEKQLSEWIVRRHSKVFRLALLLIIILLIFLSSFRFTVGGLKEWVQIDPAAILNISIQLFTIMNPISTIPTFLIYTGKLREDERLKITSTTTMIVIALLLTFTLFGPLILKALDVSVTNFRFGGGILLLILAIDMLGGMSRSKTIDIRQVAVVPLATPLLVGPGTMTTLIVLSSTYSIINVLIGGLIAAVGVYLTLRFAPLLVSVMGNNGVQAASRIMAVILAAIASQMIHSALLEWGIAKT, from the coding sequence ATGGATGGCGAGAAAGAGCGGGAAGGGCTGGTTTCATCCTTCGAAAAGCAGTTAAGCGAGTGGATAGTCCGCAGACACAGCAAGGTCTTTAGGCTAGCCCTACTATTAATCATAATCCTACTGATTTTCCTGTCATCCTTCCGCTTCACGGTGGGCGGCTTAAAAGAGTGGGTTCAAATAGACCCCGCTGCAATTTTGAACATTTCTATCCAACTCTTTACGATAATGAATCCCATAAGCACTATTCCCACGTTCCTCATTTACACCGGCAAGCTCAGAGAGGATGAAAGGCTTAAAATAACAAGCACAACCACGATGATAGTCATAGCGTTGCTGTTAACATTCACCCTTTTCGGGCCACTGATATTGAAGGCTCTCGACGTCTCCGTCACAAACTTCCGGTTCGGCGGCGGGATACTACTGCTTATTCTCGCCATAGACATGCTTGGCGGAATGTCGAGGTCGAAAACCATAGACATAAGGCAGGTGGCAGTTGTGCCATTAGCCACACCCCTTCTCGTGGGGCCTGGAACTATGACCACCCTCATCGTCTTGTCCAGCACCTATTCCATAATCAACGTTTTGATAGGCGGTTTGATTGCCGCCGTGGGCGTTTACCTAACGCTTCGCTTTGCACCGCTGCTAGTTTCAGTTATGGGCAACAATGGCGTCCAAGCAGCAAGCCGCATCATGGCGGTCATACTGGCGGCCATAGCATCCCAAATGATTCACTCCGCCCTACTGGAATGGGGCATAGCGAAGACATGA
- a CDS encoding tRNA (guanine(10)-N(2))-dimethyltransferase has translation MKKPVDEIEFPTEVVREGKAQVLVPKLSAFVEKPGEYAPSKAPVFYNPVMELNRDIAVLALQAYQQTVNREILVCEPLAGCGVRGIRFALEVDGVKEVMINDINEKAYRLARYNVDLNRVSKRVIVKNMDANLLLARHSAPHKRFDVIDVDPFGSPVPFLDSAIRATRDGGMLALTATDMAPLCGVHPKACIRKYGGKPLRTEYCHEIALRLVIGCTAASAAKYEIGITPIFSHSTDHYVRMYMLLNHGAHEADQSLKRLGYILHCFNCFHRETTNTLLGHSGTCPNCNSKMDYAGPLWLGKIAEEDFCALMEKEAEKRLFKMKGRIGKILALVKADSSAPPTYYVLDKICDKMRWPVPPVRLVLENLRGRGFEAHLTHFNPKGVKTNAPASEVTTVISQLLNFNKNIGIRC, from the coding sequence ATGAAAAAACCCGTAGATGAAATAGAGTTTCCAACAGAAGTAGTCCGAGAAGGCAAGGCGCAAGTGCTTGTTCCAAAGCTATCAGCCTTTGTAGAAAAGCCCGGCGAGTATGCTCCTTCAAAAGCTCCGGTCTTCTATAACCCGGTTATGGAGTTAAACCGCGACATTGCAGTTCTAGCCCTACAAGCTTACCAGCAAACCGTAAATCGGGAAATCCTGGTCTGCGAGCCTTTGGCAGGTTGTGGCGTAAGGGGGATACGATTTGCACTGGAGGTTGATGGAGTTAAAGAAGTCATGATAAATGATATAAATGAGAAGGCCTACAGGCTGGCAAGATATAACGTTGATTTAAACAGGGTTAGTAAGCGTGTAATCGTTAAAAATATGGATGCAAATCTTCTTCTGGCCAGACACAGCGCACCCCATAAAAGGTTTGACGTTATAGACGTGGACCCCTTCGGCTCTCCAGTGCCTTTTTTGGATTCCGCCATCAGAGCAACCCGTGACGGTGGAATGTTGGCTTTAACCGCAACGGACATGGCGCCTCTCTGTGGAGTTCACCCAAAAGCATGCATACGCAAGTATGGCGGAAAACCTCTCCGCACTGAATATTGCCACGAAATTGCCCTAAGACTGGTTATTGGATGCACAGCGGCCTCAGCGGCGAAATATGAAATTGGCATAACCCCAATCTTCAGCCACAGCACCGACCACTATGTACGCATGTACATGCTCCTAAACCACGGTGCCCATGAAGCTGACCAAAGCCTCAAAAGGCTGGGCTACATTCTCCATTGCTTCAACTGCTTCCACAGAGAAACCACAAACACCCTGCTGGGACACAGCGGCACATGCCCAAACTGCAACTCAAAAATGGACTATGCAGGGCCATTATGGCTTGGAAAAATAGCGGAGGAAGACTTCTGCGCCCTGATGGAAAAAGAAGCTGAAAAAAGACTCTTCAAAATGAAAGGGAGAATCGGGAAAATTTTGGCGTTAGTGAAGGCTGACAGCTCAGCCCCGCCCACCTACTACGTTCTTGACAAGATATGCGACAAAATGCGCTGGCCTGTGCCACCCGTTAGACTTGTCCTTGAAAATCTAAGAGGGAGGGGATTTGAAGCCCATCTGACCCACTTCAACCCTAAAGGCGTCAAGACGAATGCGCCAGCCTCGGAGGTTACAACAGTTATCAGTCAGCTTCTGAATTTTAATAAGAATATTGGAATCAGATGCTGA
- the metG gene encoding methionine--tRNA ligase, which translates to MELGKVLVTSAWPYINVTPHIGNLVGSVLSADVVARYYRLKGEEVVMVSGSDEHGTPIEVEAIRLGVKPKDLTDKNHARVAELFKRWGISFDNYTRTESPVHKEFVQQHLMKIYNNGYIFTQETEMLYCERCQRFLPDRFVEGKCPHCGHVPARGDQCDACGRLLEPTTLIEPYCVICKGKPVVRKTKHWYFDLAKFSDKLAEYISENKQLPANAKNFSLNLIKEGLKPRAVTRDVSWGIPAPFPGAEGKTIYVWVEAVLGYVSATIEYFRNRGDPEGWKAYWFDKNAKTLYFIGKDNIPFHTIILPALLMASHENYNLPWNVSATEFLQFKGEKASKSLRIGIWIDEALELFPPDYWRYFLIATRPETKDSNFSWEIFAEKINADLNDTYGNFVHRTLSFINKHFDSRVPEPGNFDAGDNQVLESLKERVNEIAGNYEACRLQAAASGVMGIARLGNQYLNEKEPWNLIKLDKAKAATTMYVAVQLVKALAIISAPIIPFTAEELWKTLNLPGSVHQQKWEEALKPLPAGHMIAEAKPLFRKIEADEKKLDEMLEKVRKAMAK; encoded by the coding sequence GTGGAGCTCGGGAAAGTTTTAGTCACATCGGCTTGGCCCTACATAAATGTGACTCCGCATATCGGCAATCTAGTGGGTTCTGTGCTTTCAGCGGATGTTGTCGCCCGCTATTACCGGCTTAAGGGCGAAGAGGTTGTCATGGTGAGCGGCTCCGACGAGCATGGAACACCTATCGAAGTGGAAGCCATAAGGCTTGGCGTAAAACCGAAAGATTTAACGGACAAAAACCATGCGAGGGTGGCTGAGCTCTTTAAGAGGTGGGGTATATCCTTTGACAATTATACGCGCACCGAAAGCCCCGTGCACAAGGAATTTGTCCAGCAGCACCTAATGAAAATCTACAATAACGGCTACATTTTCACGCAGGAAACCGAAATGCTCTACTGTGAGAGATGCCAGCGTTTCCTCCCAGACCGTTTTGTTGAGGGCAAATGTCCCCACTGTGGTCATGTGCCAGCCCGGGGAGACCAATGTGACGCCTGTGGAAGACTGCTTGAACCCACAACCCTCATAGAGCCCTACTGTGTAATCTGCAAGGGTAAACCGGTAGTCAGAAAGACGAAGCACTGGTACTTCGACCTTGCAAAATTCTCGGACAAACTAGCCGAGTACATAAGCGAAAACAAGCAGTTGCCAGCTAACGCCAAAAACTTCAGCTTAAACCTCATAAAGGAAGGGTTGAAGCCGAGAGCTGTCACCCGCGATGTTAGTTGGGGGATTCCGGCGCCTTTTCCAGGCGCTGAGGGCAAAACCATTTATGTTTGGGTTGAAGCCGTTTTGGGGTATGTCTCCGCCACCATAGAATACTTTAGAAACCGCGGAGATCCAGAGGGCTGGAAAGCCTACTGGTTTGACAAGAACGCAAAAACCCTCTACTTTATCGGCAAAGATAACATTCCATTCCACACCATAATTTTGCCAGCTCTGCTCATGGCTTCCCATGAGAACTACAATTTACCATGGAATGTTTCAGCCACTGAGTTCCTCCAGTTTAAGGGCGAAAAAGCCTCAAAAAGCTTAAGGATAGGCATCTGGATAGATGAAGCCCTAGAACTTTTCCCGCCGGACTATTGGCGCTACTTCCTAATTGCCACGCGTCCAGAAACAAAAGACTCCAACTTCTCATGGGAAATCTTCGCAGAAAAAATCAACGCAGACCTAAACGATACTTATGGAAACTTTGTCCACAGAACATTATCCTTCATAAACAAGCATTTCGACAGCCGAGTACCGGAACCCGGCAATTTTGATGCTGGGGACAACCAAGTTTTAGAAAGCCTCAAGGAACGCGTCAATGAAATTGCTGGCAACTATGAGGCTTGCAGACTCCAAGCTGCGGCAAGCGGGGTTATGGGCATAGCTAGGCTTGGCAACCAGTACCTCAACGAGAAGGAGCCTTGGAACCTTATAAAGCTGGATAAAGCCAAGGCGGCGACAACCATGTATGTAGCCGTTCAGCTCGTGAAAGCCCTGGCGATAATCTCCGCTCCAATAATTCCGTTCACAGCGGAGGAACTTTGGAAAACCCTAAACCTTCCGGGCAGCGTTCACCAGCAGAAATGGGAGGAAGCACTTAAGCCTCTGCCAGCTGGGCACATGATAGCCGAAGCCAAACCCTTGTTCCGCAAGATAGAGGCTGACGAGAAAAAGCTTGACGAGATGCTGGAAAAAGTTAGGAAAGCCATGGCGAAGTGA
- a CDS encoding PHP domain-containing protein, translating into MKTLKAKIDLHVHTCYSYDGLIKPEELVLYAKKAGLNGIAITDHDRIDGALKIAREVKDLLIIPGIEVSSLNGHVIGLNLQEPVPRKLSVEETVDKIHELGGLAIACHPKAILKASLGQEISKIFDAVEVINASAFPFRHFVEKAREIANRLGLPQVAGSDAHYAPEVGMAYTLVEAELNCESVVKAISRGLCEPMGNTIPLGTRLKREFLAIKVKIF; encoded by the coding sequence GTGAAAACTCTGAAAGCTAAAATCGACCTTCACGTTCACACATGCTACTCTTATGACGGGCTAATCAAACCTGAAGAACTGGTCCTCTACGCTAAAAAGGCAGGGTTAAACGGCATCGCCATAACAGACCATGACAGAATAGACGGCGCCCTCAAAATTGCAAGGGAGGTAAAAGATCTTCTCATAATCCCCGGGATAGAAGTTTCAAGTCTAAACGGCCATGTGATTGGGCTTAACCTCCAAGAGCCCGTACCCAGAAAACTAAGCGTGGAGGAAACAGTGGACAAGATTCATGAGCTTGGCGGCTTAGCCATCGCATGCCATCCCAAAGCCATTTTAAAGGCTAGCCTGGGACAAGAAATCAGCAAAATTTTTGACGCTGTTGAAGTGATAAACGCTTCAGCCTTCCCATTTAGGCACTTCGTCGAGAAGGCGCGGGAAATAGCCAACCGGCTTGGTTTGCCTCAGGTGGCTGGAAGCGACGCCCACTACGCTCCAGAGGTTGGTATGGCATATACGCTTGTGGAGGCTGAGCTTAACTGCGAAAGCGTGGTTAAAGCCATAAGTAGGGGGCTCTGCGAGCCCATGGGCAACACCATACCGCTTGGAACAAGGCTTAAAAGAGAATTTTTGGCCATCAAAGTCAAGATATTTTAG